TGAGCTTAATAATGAGCGTGTTATCTCTTTAGCAGGCCCAGTGGTTAATAATCCTCGTCTTATCCGTACCGTAATTGGTGCAAACCTTGATGATATCGTTGATAACGAAATCATGCAGGGTGAAGTTCGAGTGATCTCTGGTTCAGTACTATCTGGTACTCATGCTTCTGGTCCACACGCATACCTTGGCCGTTATCACTTACAAGTTTCTGTGTTGCGTGAAGGTCGTGATAAAGAGTTTCTTGGTTGGGCATTGCCTGGTAAGAATAAATTCTCAGTGACTCGTTCTTTCATTAGCCACTTATTCTCTGGTCAGTTGTTTAACATGACAACCACGACTGGTGGTAGTGAGCGTGCAATGGTGCCAATCGGCAATTACGAAAAAGTAATGCCGTTAGATATGGAGCCAACTTTGTTGCTTCGTGATCTATGTGCTGGCGACACCGATAGCGCAGCGCGCATGGGTGCTCTAGAGCTTGATGAAGAAGACCTAGCACTGTGTACCTTTGTATGTCCTGGTAAATACGAGTACGGCGCGTTACTTCGTGAGTGCCTGGATAAGATTGAGAAAGAAGGGTAATTTCATGGGCCTTAAAAAGTTTCTTGAAGATATCGAGCATCACTTTGAACCAGGTGGTAAGTATGAAATGTGGTTTGCGCTTTACGAAGCAGCAGCAACCATTTTTTACACTCCTGGTACAGTGACAAATAAAAGCTCGCACGTTCGTGATGCCGTTGATTTAAAACGTATCATGATCATGGTTTGGCTGGCTGTTTTCCCTGCGATGTTCTTTGGTATGTACAACGCGGGTGGTCAAGCTATTGCCGCTCTACACCACATGTATTCTGGTGAGCAATTCACTGCAATCGTTAACGGTAACTGGCATTACTGGTTCACCGAAATGATCGGTGGCACCATGGGTACTGATGCTGGTTGGGGCAGCAAAATGTTGCTGGGTGCCACTTACTTCCTACCTATTTACCTAACAGTCTTTATTGTTGGTGGTTTCTGGGAAGTGCTATTCTGTATGGTACGTAAGCACGAAGTGAACGAAGGTTTCTTTGTTACTTCAATTCTATTTGCTTTGATTGTTCCACCAACAATGCCTTTATGGCAGGCTGCACTAGGTATTACCTTTGGTGTGGTTGTGGCGAAAGAAGTGTTCGGCGGTACTGGTCGTAACTTCCTTAACCCTGCGTTGGCGGGCCGTGCATTCCTATTCTTCGCTTACCCAGCTAGCATTTCTGGTGACGTAGTTTGGACTGCAGCAGATGGTTTCTCTGGTGCGACTGCTCTTAGCCAATGGGCTCAAGGTCATACCGGTTCTCACCTAATTAATGCAGCAACAGGCCAAACAATCACTTGGATGGACGCCTTCCTTGGTAATATTCCAGGTTCAATCGGTGAAACATCAACGTTAGCATTGCTAATTGGTGCAGCATTCATCGTTTACATGGGTATTGCATCATGGCGCATCATTGGTGGTGTTATGATCGGTATGATCGCACTATCAACTCTGTTCAATGTTATTGGTTCTGATACTAACCCAATGTTCGGCATGCCTTGGCACTGGCATCTAGTTTTAGGTGGCTTCGCATTTGGTATGTTCTTCATGGCGACAGATCCTGTATCTGCTTCATTTACTAATAAAGGTAAATGGGCATACGGCATTCTGATCGGGGTAATGTGTGTCTTGGTTCGTGTAGTAAACCCTGCATATCCAGAAGGCATGATGTTAGCGATTCTATTCTCTAACCTATTTGCTCCTCTGTTCGACCATTTCGTTGTAGAAAAAAATATCAAGCGGAGACTAGCGCGCTATGGCAAGCAATAACGATAGCATTAAGAA
This DNA window, taken from Vibrio nitrifigilis, encodes the following:
- a CDS encoding NADH:ubiquinone reductase (Na(+)-transporting) subunit B — translated: MGLKKFLEDIEHHFEPGGKYEMWFALYEAAATIFYTPGTVTNKSSHVRDAVDLKRIMIMVWLAVFPAMFFGMYNAGGQAIAALHHMYSGEQFTAIVNGNWHYWFTEMIGGTMGTDAGWGSKMLLGATYFLPIYLTVFIVGGFWEVLFCMVRKHEVNEGFFVTSILFALIVPPTMPLWQAALGITFGVVVAKEVFGGTGRNFLNPALAGRAFLFFAYPASISGDVVWTAADGFSGATALSQWAQGHTGSHLINAATGQTITWMDAFLGNIPGSIGETSTLALLIGAAFIVYMGIASWRIIGGVMIGMIALSTLFNVIGSDTNPMFGMPWHWHLVLGGFAFGMFFMATDPVSASFTNKGKWAYGILIGVMCVLVRVVNPAYPEGMMLAILFSNLFAPLFDHFVVEKNIKRRLARYGKQ